Proteins from a genomic interval of Pseudoalteromonas sp. MEBiC 03607:
- the kdsA gene encoding 3-deoxy-8-phosphooctulonate synthase, which yields MNNQLIKINEIELANDKPFVLFGGMNVLESRDLAMRIAEHYVEVTSKLNIPYVFKASFDKANRSSINSYRGPGMEEGLKIFEEIKSTFNVPLITDVHEPHQAAPVAEVVDVIQLPAFLARQTDLVVAMAKTGAIINVKKPQFLAPHEMRHIIKKFNEAGNNNVALCERGTSFGYNNLVVDMLGMDDMKPMAPVIFDATHALQRPGGRADSADGRRAQAAELARSGMALGIAGLFIEAHPNPNEAKCDGPCALALSKLEGYLSQMKAVDDLVKSFAPLDTSASDL from the coding sequence ATGAACAACCAGTTAATTAAAATTAACGAGATTGAATTAGCCAACGACAAACCATTTGTTTTGTTTGGTGGTATGAACGTACTTGAATCGCGTGATTTAGCAATGCGTATTGCTGAACACTACGTAGAAGTAACGTCAAAGCTAAACATTCCATACGTGTTTAAAGCGTCTTTTGATAAAGCTAATCGCTCTTCAATTAACTCTTACCGTGGTCCGGGTATGGAAGAAGGTTTAAAAATCTTTGAAGAAATTAAATCTACTTTTAACGTGCCGCTTATCACCGACGTACATGAGCCACATCAAGCAGCACCAGTTGCTGAAGTTGTTGATGTAATTCAGTTACCGGCATTCCTGGCTCGACAAACTGACTTAGTTGTAGCGATGGCAAAAACAGGTGCCATCATTAACGTGAAAAAACCACAGTTTTTAGCACCACACGAAATGCGTCATATCATTAAAAAGTTTAATGAAGCGGGCAACAACAATGTTGCACTGTGTGAGCGTGGTACTAGCTTTGGTTATAACAACCTTGTGGTTGATATGCTTGGTATGGATGACATGAAGCCTATGGCGCCAGTAATTTTTGATGCAACGCACGCATTACAGCGCCCAGGAGGCCGAGCTGACTCTGCAGATGGTCGCCGTGCACAAGCTGCAGAACTTGCTCGCAGTGGCATGGCATTAGGTATTGCAGGTTTATTTATTGAAGCGCATCCTAATCCGAATGAAGCAAAATGTGACGGCCCATGTGCTTTAGCACTAAGTAAGCTTGAAGGTTATTTATCGCAAATGAAAGCGGTTGATGACTTAGTTAAGAGCTTTGCACCACTCGATACCAGCGCAAGCGATTTATAA
- a CDS encoding transcriptional regulator GcvA: MSRRLPPLNALKAFEAAARHLSFTKAAEELYVTQAAVSHQIKTLEEHLGLKLFLRKNRSLLLTEEGQGYFLDIKEIFTQLIDATEKLLARGAKGSLTVSLTPSFAIQWLVPRLSLFNELHPEIDVRIKAQDQDENSLSDDVDIAIYYGRGHWSGVQTYKLHTEYLVPLCSPLLLTGPKPLNQPSDLANHTLLHDTTRKNWKTWMKTAGVRNVQVNQGPIFSHSSMVLQAAVHGQGVAIGNSVLAKPDIDAGRLVIPFNHSLESKNAYYLVIRESQTELGKIVSFKDWMLSLVEQEQEY, encoded by the coding sequence ATGTCTCGTCGTTTACCTCCCTTAAATGCGCTTAAAGCCTTCGAAGCTGCTGCACGTCATCTGAGCTTTACCAAAGCGGCTGAGGAGTTGTATGTCACGCAAGCTGCGGTGAGTCACCAGATTAAAACCTTAGAAGAGCATCTAGGCTTAAAACTGTTTTTACGTAAAAATCGCTCGTTGCTGTTAACCGAAGAAGGGCAAGGTTACTTTCTGGATATTAAAGAGATTTTTACCCAGCTGATTGATGCCACAGAGAAATTGCTAGCACGAGGTGCGAAAGGTTCTCTGACAGTAAGTTTGACGCCAAGTTTTGCGATTCAATGGTTAGTACCCAGACTTAGTTTATTTAATGAATTACACCCAGAAATCGACGTGCGAATTAAAGCGCAAGATCAGGACGAAAATTCACTTTCTGACGATGTCGATATTGCTATTTACTATGGTCGTGGCCACTGGAGTGGGGTGCAAACTTATAAACTGCACACTGAATACTTAGTGCCGTTATGTAGCCCATTATTGTTAACAGGCCCTAAGCCTCTTAATCAACCCAGCGATTTGGCAAATCATACCTTGTTGCATGATACCACCCGTAAAAATTGGAAAACGTGGATGAAAACAGCAGGTGTGCGCAATGTACAAGTTAACCAAGGGCCAATTTTTAGTCACTCATCGATGGTATTACAAGCTGCGGTACATGGGCAGGGTGTCGCTATTGGTAATAGCGTATTAGCAAAGCCCGATATTGATGCGGGTCGACTCGTCATTCCATTTAATCACTCATTAGAAAGTAAAAATGCTTACTATTTAGTGATCCGCGAATCACAAACAGAGCTTGGTAAAATTGTTTCCTTCAAAGACTGGATGCTGAGCTTAGTAGAGCAAGAACAAGAGTATTAA